The segment ATCGTTTCTATTGGTCTTAATCGATTTTCTTCCCTTATCCATCCACAAAGATCCACTTTGTCAGGATCGTACATATAATATTCTTCTACCCCATAACGGTCATAAAACTCAAATTTTTCAGCCATTTCTACCAAAGTATTACCAGGAGACAGAATTTCAAAGACTACCTGGGGAGGGATTTGATTTTCTTGCCATTGCTTATAAGAACCCCTATCTCCTTTAGAACGACCAAAAACGACCATCACATCAGGGGCACGACGTAGCTTATTATTGCCTTCGATGGGATACCATAACAAGTCACCCGCAATAAATACATCAGGATTATCAGCAAATAATAACTCTAAATTGTCTTTAATTGTCACAATCAGTCGAAATTGTTGCGTATTATCTGCCATCAGTTGACCATCACTATCGGGATAGATAATATCGGAGTTAATTGGGGAAATGATTTGCTGTACCATCGTTCTGTGGGGAATGGGGAATGGTTTGTCGCTATTTTCTATATATTACCAGAAACTAAAATTTGATCAACCGTTAAATCTAAATCAGGAAATAAACGAGACATTAATTGATGGGTTTTAGGAAATGTTAATCAAGCTAAAACTCTTTACTGTTGCCTGTCTTTGTTAAGTTTTACTACGATCGGTATTTACTTAAGAATATAACTGTATAGTAATAAACTGAACAAGCAATACACTGCCTTGTCGGGCAACCTCTCCTATCCACGAGGAATGAACCATGAGTAACGATCTAGCGACGAAATTACGCGAAGGAACCAGCCAATCCCATACAATGGCTGAAAATACAGCATTTACCAAGTGTTTTCTTAAAGGAATTGTCGAAAAAGAACCCTTACGCAAACTTTTAGCTGACTTTTATTTTCTCTACAGTGCCCTAGAAGAAGAATTACAGCGTCATCAAAATCATCCCGTGGTGGGTCAGATTTATTTTTCTGAACTAAATCGCACAAAAAATCTAGAGACTGACTTAGCTTTTTATTATGGAGAAAATTGGCGACAAGAAATCGTTGATTCTCCGGCCGGACAAGTTTATGTTAACCGTATTCGGGAAGTTTCTAACACCGAACCAGCTTTATTAGTTGCCCATTCCTATGTAAGATACATGGGAGATTTATCAGGGGGTCAAAGCTTAAAAAATATTATCCGTTCAGCCTTAGAATTAACCGGAACGGAAGGAACTTTATTTTATGACTTTGATGAGATTCCTAACCCTGAAGCTAAGCGAAACTTTAAAGGAAAATATCGGGATGCGTTAAATTCTTTACCGATTAATGATGACTTAGCGCAAAAAATTGTAGAAGAAGCCAATTATGCTTTTCAACTCAATCGTGACGTAGTTCATGAATTAGAAGATGACGTTAAAGCAGCGATTGGGGAGCACGTTTTTGACCTCATTACTCGTCAAGACAGACCGGGAAGTACAGAACATCATCATGGCCATGGTCATGGTCATGGTCATCCCCATGAAGTGGCTACTGTTTACAGTTAATAGTTGATGATTAACTATTAGTTGATAGTTTGCGGGCTTAATAATATTAAGCCCCTACTAACTTGGGGTTTTGTGTCTCAACCCAACCTATCTTTGTACCTCCTTAAGAATTAAGACAATTTTTGTTGCACCTTCCCAAAAATATTGAAACAGGTTACTAACTGCTATGACAATCACTGCACAAACCGTACAATTTGACGCTGATTTACTCAACAAATACGATAAATCTGTCCCTCGTTATACGAGTTATCCTCCTGCAACAGAATTAAAAAGTGAAGTAGGAGAAATCGATTTTCGGGCAGGAATTGCAGCAGGAAATCATAAAAAAACCCCCATTTCTCTTTATTGTCATATCCCTTTTTGTGAAACAGCTTGTTATTTTTGTGGCTGTAATACGATTATTACCAAAAACAAAAAAGTTGCCCCGACCTATTTAGACTATTTAACCAAAGATATTAGTCAGACTGCTGCCTTAATTTCTCCTCAACGCAAAGTCAATCAAATTCACTGGGGAGGAGGAACTCCTAATTATTTGAATCAATCTCAAATTGAGCAATTATTTAATCATTTAGTTAGTCACTTCAATATTGAACAAAGAGCAGAAATTTCTATTGAAGTCAACCCGCGATATATTGACAAAAATTATATCTTTTTCCTCAAAAGTTTAGGGTTTAATCGGATTAGTTTTGGGATTCAAGATTTTAACCCCCAAGTGCAAGAAGCAATCAACCGTATTCAACCAGAATCGATGTTATTTAATGTCATGGGATGGATGCGAGATGCGGGGTTTGATGGGGCAAATGTTGACTTAATTTATGGACTCCCTTTTCAGACATTAGAAACCTTTAAAGAGACAGTTAAAAAGACCATTCAACTCAATCCTGATCGCATTGCTTTGTTCAATTTCGCCTATATGCCTTGGTTAAAACCAGCCCAGAAAAACATTTCTGAAAGCGACTTACCCAAAGCAGCAGAAAAGCTGGCAATTTTGCAAATGACCATTGAAGAATTGAACAGTAATGGTTATGTTTATATTGGGATGGATCACTTTGCTAAACCCGATGATGAATTAGCGATCGCCCAACAACAAGGTAAACTACATCGTAACTTCCAAGGATATACCACCAAACCGGAATCCGATTTATTTGCCTTTGGGATTACTTCTATTAGTATGTTACACGATGTTTATGTGCAGAATCATAAGGGATTAAAGGGCTATTATAATGCCCTAGATGCGGGTAAATTGCCCATCGAAAAAGGGGTTAGTCTTCATCGAGATGACATTATTCGTCGGGCAATTATTATGGAATTAATGTGTCAATTTGAGTTAAATAAGGATCACTTTGAAGAAAAGTATAATCTTCATTTTGATCTCGATTTTGATCAATATTTTGCTAAGGAATTAGTGGAATTGCAACCCCTAGAAGCGGACGGTTTAGTTAAATTATATAGCGATCGCATTACGGTAACTCCGCGAGGACGGTTATTAATTCGCAATGTGGTTTCTGTCTTCGATACTTACCTAAAAGGACGCAAAGAGCAGTCTTTTTCTAAAGCAATTTAACCGTTTATACTTGGGTGGGTTAGCGTTAAGTTAATCCACTCAAATTTTATTAAAATCAATGGTAGATTAAATTTGATTGTAGAAGAAAAAATATAACTTTTCTTTCCCATTCTCCATCTAAACTACACTCAGCAATCAGAAGAAGTTCTTCAATCGCTAAGCCTATTGAAACTTGACGCGTAATCTTTTTTGATTACGTCTAGCGAGTAAAGGTTTGCAGATTCCAACGGGATTAAAAAGTTTTTCAGCTTATTGACGGATGACTGCTGATTGATGTTAACGTTCTAAAAGATACTCATTGATTTGTGCTTTGTGTCTCAGGTAATAACCAGGGCTATTTTAGCCTAGCTTTATAATCTGCTAAATTTGGATAAAGCCATTTGCGTAAGAGTTGCGTTAAGCGAGGCATTAGAACATAGGTCAAAATCCAAACGACAATCCCAATTGTAATTATTTGCGCCAACACTGGAGGTAGAGATGCTAACAAGGGACGAAGCAAATTCCCGACGACAGTTAAAGTAGCAAATACCGCTAACCAAGTTAACAAAGCCATTTTGTAACGCTTGGGCGGTCTGGGTTGAGGATATCTGGGCAATTCAAACCAAGTTTCTAAACCCGTTAAAACCTGTACCTCTTCAGGAGATTGAATCATGGGTTTTGCTCGTTCAATCCATTCCCGACGGACATCTGAATCTAACCAATTCTGCAAATTCTCATGGCGATCAAAATGAAGCACGATAATATATTCTGGATGAGTTTTCGGTTGGGGACGCAAGATATTAACGCCTAAATGTCCTGGGAAAGACTTCGCTACAGGAATAATCCCTTTCATCCATTCTTCGTAACCTGCTTCTCTACCTGGTTTAATTAAATGGGCGATAACCGCAGTAACGTGATGTTCGCTATTAAACATACTTGAAGTCTGATTCCAAAGTGAGAAAATGGGGTTTAGCTGGCAACTTGTTCTAGAAAAGGATAATCTGTATATCCTTCCTGAGTGCTACTGTAAAATGTCCTGGGATTAGGTTCGTTTAACGGTGAGTTTAGCTTAAAACGTTTTGGCAAGTCTGGGTTAGCTAAAAACAACCTTCCAAAAGAAACAAGCTCAGCATTGCCATCAGCGATCGCAGCATTGGCTGTTTGCTGGGTATAGTTGCCATTGGTAATCAGCGTTCCTCGGTAAATACGGCGAAATAAAGGAGTTACAGGACTAAGTACATCTCGATTCCTTAGATCAATTTCATTGGGTTCCATTAGATGCACATAAGCTAAATTCATGGGATTAAGTGCTTCAAGTACATAACTAAAAGTTGCTTGAGGATTCGAGTCAACCATCCCGTAGAAAGTATTACTCGGTGAGAGCTTAATCCCTACTCGTTGTGCTCCCCAAACGTCTGAAACCGCTTCTACAACCTCTAGCAGGAATCGGGCGCGATTTTTAATCGAACCACCATACTCATCGGTTCTTTGATTAGAACCATCCTGTAGAAACTGGTCAATGAGATAACCAAACGCACCATGCAATTCGACCCCATCAAATCCAGCCGTTTTAGCATTCTCAGCCGCAGCGCGAAATTGCTCGATAATTTCGGCAATTTCAAACTTTTCCAAAGCGCGAGGGATTTCTATTGCCACTTTACCTGCTGGACTATGCAATTCTCCTACAGGGGCGATCGCACTAGGGGCGACAGGTATTTCCCCATTTAACAAACTAGGATGAGCCACTCGCCCACAGTGCCATAATTGTAAGAAAATCTTACCACCTTGATCGTGAACCGCTTTTGTCACCCCCTGCCATCCGCTAATCTGTTCAGAAGAATAGATTCCTGGACAGTTCATATATCCATTGCTCAAGGGAGACACCATGGTACATTCAGTAATAATTAAACCGGCCGAAGCCCTTTGAGCATAATAAGTCGCCATTAAGGGTGTAGGAATTGAACCAACTGCCCTTAATCGAGTCATGGGAGCCATAATCATCCGATTGGATAAGGTGTGGGAGCCTAATTTTACGGGGGTTAACAAATCCATTGATTGAGTCGTCTCCATTTTTTGCATTTAAGGTTTAATGAAATTTACGCCATATTCTTGCGCGACTTTTATGGCTTTCTCGATGTCTTCGGGTGTCGTTTTAGGGGGGATTTTAGCATTAGTCACGGGTTGACCAATATCGATGAACCATTGTTCAAATCCTGCGGGGGCGTAACCTAGGAGCATTTTTGCCGGTTTATTGCTGATATTTTGGAAGCGATGGGGTATTCCACGAGAGGTGTTAATGAAGTCTCCCTGTTTGGCATTAAATAACCGATCACCAACGTACCACTCTAACTCTCCGTCTAACATGAACCAAAATTCTTCTTCACGGGTATGAATATGAAGGGGTGTCCCAACACCAGGAAGGATGTAA is part of the Rippkaea orientalis PCC 8801 genome and harbors:
- a CDS encoding Uma2 family endonuclease — protein: MVQQIISPINSDIIYPDSDGQLMADNTQQFRLIVTIKDNLELLFADNPDVFIAGDLLWYPIEGNNKLRRAPDVMVVFGRSKGDRGSYKQWQENQIPPQVVFEILSPGNTLVEMAEKFEFYDRYGVEEYYMYDPDKVDLCGWIREENRLRPIETMNGWISPRLTIRFEIIQNDLQIFTANNQPFLTYVQLGQLKQAAEQRAQQAEAREQEAKQRAQQAESSQQAAEQRAQQAEAKIRELEAKLRELGQL
- a CDS encoding cupin domain-containing protein translates to MLIRKALMWFVVTTITVMMLSSSWIYSTLNAQNPLFVDASNDPALQFSDISNPQALSETQGESKWAMGILVTLKLQSKDSNGAYAIFEDYILPGVGTPLHIHTREEEFWFMLDGELEWYVGDRLFNAKQGDFINTSRGIPHRFQNISNKPAKMLLGYAPAGFEQWFIDIGQPVTNAKIPPKTTPEDIEKAIKVAQEYGVNFIKP
- a CDS encoding heme oxygenase (biliverdin-producing) yields the protein MSNDLATKLREGTSQSHTMAENTAFTKCFLKGIVEKEPLRKLLADFYFLYSALEEELQRHQNHPVVGQIYFSELNRTKNLETDLAFYYGENWRQEIVDSPAGQVYVNRIREVSNTEPALLVAHSYVRYMGDLSGGQSLKNIIRSALELTGTEGTLFYDFDEIPNPEAKRNFKGKYRDALNSLPINDDLAQKIVEEANYAFQLNRDVVHELEDDVKAAIGEHVFDLITRQDRPGSTEHHHGHGHGHGHPHEVATVYS
- the hemN gene encoding oxygen-independent coproporphyrinogen III oxidase, with translation MTITAQTVQFDADLLNKYDKSVPRYTSYPPATELKSEVGEIDFRAGIAAGNHKKTPISLYCHIPFCETACYFCGCNTIITKNKKVAPTYLDYLTKDISQTAALISPQRKVNQIHWGGGTPNYLNQSQIEQLFNHLVSHFNIEQRAEISIEVNPRYIDKNYIFFLKSLGFNRISFGIQDFNPQVQEAINRIQPESMLFNVMGWMRDAGFDGANVDLIYGLPFQTLETFKETVKKTIQLNPDRIALFNFAYMPWLKPAQKNISESDLPKAAEKLAILQMTIEELNSNGYVYIGMDHFAKPDDELAIAQQQGKLHRNFQGYTTKPESDLFAFGITSISMLHDVYVQNHKGLKGYYNALDAGKLPIEKGVSLHRDDIIRRAIIMELMCQFELNKDHFEEKYNLHFDLDFDQYFAKELVELQPLEADGLVKLYSDRITVTPRGRLLIRNVVSVFDTYLKGRKEQSFSKAI
- a CDS encoding alkene reductase; its protein translation is MQKMETTQSMDLLTPVKLGSHTLSNRMIMAPMTRLRAVGSIPTPLMATYYAQRASAGLIITECTMVSPLSNGYMNCPGIYSSEQISGWQGVTKAVHDQGGKIFLQLWHCGRVAHPSLLNGEIPVAPSAIAPVGELHSPAGKVAIEIPRALEKFEIAEIIEQFRAAAENAKTAGFDGVELHGAFGYLIDQFLQDGSNQRTDEYGGSIKNRARFLLEVVEAVSDVWGAQRVGIKLSPSNTFYGMVDSNPQATFSYVLEALNPMNLAYVHLMEPNEIDLRNRDVLSPVTPLFRRIYRGTLITNGNYTQQTANAAIADGNAELVSFGRLFLANPDLPKRFKLNSPLNEPNPRTFYSSTQEGYTDYPFLEQVAS
- a CDS encoding antibiotic biosynthesis monooxygenase; translated protein: MFNSEHHVTAVIAHLIKPGREAGYEEWMKGIIPVAKSFPGHLGVNILRPQPKTHPEYIIVLHFDRHENLQNWLDSDVRREWIERAKPMIQSPEEVQVLTGLETWFELPRYPQPRPPKRYKMALLTWLAVFATLTVVGNLLRPLLASLPPVLAQIITIGIVVWILTYVLMPRLTQLLRKWLYPNLADYKARLK